A window of Synechococcus sp. MEDNS5 contains these coding sequences:
- the sppA gene encoding signal peptide peptidase SppA has translation MVWPWRRKSRRRMARIAIEGAISGSTRRRVLKALREVQEREFPALLLRIDSPGGTVGDSQEIHAALLRLREKGCRVVASFGNISASGGVYVGVAAETIVANPGTITGSIGVILRGNNLSELLDKIGIRFETVKSGAYKDILSPDRALNAEERQLLQDLIDSSYDQFVGAVAEGRGLEHDAVRAFADGRVFSGAQAKELGLVDELGDEEQARVLAARLADLDEERCRPVTLGKPRKSLLQGLPGSSLLSAVQQRLRAELELSGQLLWMHRP, from the coding sequence ATGGTGTGGCCGTGGCGCCGGAAATCCAGACGTCGCATGGCGAGAATCGCCATCGAAGGAGCCATCAGCGGGTCCACCCGCCGGCGGGTTCTCAAGGCTCTCCGCGAGGTGCAGGAGCGTGAGTTTCCAGCCTTGCTGCTGCGCATCGACAGCCCAGGAGGCACGGTTGGCGACAGCCAGGAAATCCATGCCGCCCTGCTGAGATTGCGCGAGAAAGGTTGCCGGGTGGTGGCCAGTTTCGGCAACATCTCTGCCTCTGGTGGGGTGTACGTGGGCGTCGCAGCCGAAACGATCGTGGCCAATCCCGGCACCATCACCGGATCGATCGGCGTGATCCTTCGCGGCAACAATCTCTCCGAGCTCCTCGACAAGATCGGGATCCGCTTCGAAACCGTGAAAAGCGGGGCCTACAAGGACATCCTTTCGCCGGATCGGGCCCTCAATGCTGAGGAGCGGCAGCTGCTGCAGGACCTGATTGACAGCAGTTACGACCAATTTGTTGGTGCCGTCGCTGAAGGACGCGGACTCGAGCACGATGCCGTGCGGGCCTTTGCCGACGGTCGGGTGTTCAGCGGTGCCCAAGCCAAGGAGCTTGGCCTGGTGGATGAACTCGGCGATGAGGAACAGGCCAGGGTTCTGGCGGCCCGACTGGCCGATCTGGATGAGGAACGCTGCAGACCCGTAACCCTCGGGAAGCCGCGAAAAAGCCTGCTCCAGGGACTGCCGGGTTCCTCATTGCTGAGCGCCGTTCAACAACGGCTGCGTGCGGAACTGGAGCTGAGTGGTCAACTCCTTTGGATGCACCGGCCATGA
- the aroH gene encoding chorismate mutase — MTHPLQLRGLRGATTSSDNTAASITNAVAELVDALMEQNQLQPDQLVSVTFSVTTDLDACFPAATARHRAGWDAVALLDVQQMAVHGDLARCIRLLAHAWLPGDQPLHHPYLRGASRLRPDRSGHS, encoded by the coding sequence ATGACCCACCCCCTGCAGCTGCGTGGCCTGCGTGGAGCCACCACCAGCTCTGACAACACAGCCGCATCGATCACCAACGCCGTGGCGGAGTTGGTGGATGCCCTGATGGAGCAGAACCAGTTGCAACCTGATCAACTCGTGTCGGTGACGTTCTCGGTGACTACCGATCTTGATGCCTGTTTCCCAGCCGCAACGGCCCGGCACCGTGCCGGTTGGGACGCCGTCGCCCTGCTGGATGTGCAGCAGATGGCCGTCCATGGTGACCTCGCTCGCTGCATCCGGCTGCTGGCCCATGCCTGGCTTCCAGGGGACCAACCGCTGCATCACCCCTATCTCCGCGGAGCCTCGCGTCTGCGGCCGGACAGATCCGGTCACAGCTGA
- a CDS encoding DUF2808 domain-containing protein, with amino-acid sequence MTPSLFRFTPRRAGLTAALIAGSIGTAALLTTTAPQAVRAQNTPSLLEFRWDGSKGYKKLYYVQSSTAQLERAEYFFMLRPKDRKTAILKLSITVPSYFNARIQPKNLSLCRMKLGGVLSRSRCKDVLPAVFEVNEKQTAIEVFPDSPIPTGGTYAVVMNIFNPNSQGMYQFNALAQAPGDVPVAGYLGSWLIDID; translated from the coding sequence ATGACTCCAAGCCTGTTTCGATTCACCCCCCGCCGTGCCGGTCTGACCGCTGCACTCATTGCCGGCTCCATCGGCACTGCAGCCCTTCTGACCACCACAGCGCCTCAAGCCGTGCGGGCCCAGAACACCCCATCGCTGCTGGAATTCCGCTGGGATGGCTCGAAGGGTTACAAGAAGCTCTACTACGTGCAGAGCAGCACGGCGCAACTCGAGCGGGCCGAGTACTTCTTCATGCTCAGACCGAAGGATCGCAAGACCGCCATCCTCAAGCTGAGCATCACGGTTCCGAGCTACTTCAATGCCCGGATCCAGCCCAAGAATCTGTCGCTCTGCAGGATGAAGCTCGGCGGGGTCCTCTCCCGTAGCCGTTGCAAGGATGTGCTGCCCGCCGTGTTCGAGGTGAACGAAAAACAAACCGCGATCGAAGTGTTTCCCGATTCCCCGATTCCCACAGGCGGCACCTACGCGGTTGTGATGAACATCTTCAATCCCAACTCCCAGGGCATGTATCAGTTCAATGCGCTGGCCCAGGCCCCTGGCGACGTTCCCGTAGCCGGCTATCTCGGCAGCTGGTTGATCGATATCGATTGA
- the rpmH gene encoding 50S ribosomal protein L34, with protein sequence MTKRTLGGTSRKRKRVSGFRVRMRSHTGRRVIRTRRKRGRTRLAV encoded by the coding sequence ATGACTAAGCGAACCCTCGGTGGTACCAGCCGTAAGCGCAAGCGCGTCTCCGGATTCCGCGTGCGCATGCGTTCGCACACCGGCCGCCGTGTGATCCGTACCCGTCGCAAGCGGGGCCGCACCCGTCTGGCCGTCTGA
- a CDS encoding ribonuclease P protein component: MVLPASMRLRGHRCFDHLHRRGKRYHGTLMVLRKASSDSKLLRRDAISYLMHAQHQSCRIAVVISGKVHKRAVVRNRLRRLLHDHLRARFEARSEHSDCWLLISLRPGADAEEANLLEECDRLLEQAGLQP; encoded by the coding sequence ATGGTTCTGCCCGCTTCCATGCGTTTGCGTGGCCATCGCTGTTTCGATCACTTGCACAGGCGTGGCAAGCGTTATCACGGCACCTTGATGGTGCTGCGGAAGGCATCATCCGACTCCAAGCTGCTGCGTCGCGATGCCATCAGTTACTTGATGCATGCTCAGCACCAGAGCTGCAGGATTGCAGTAGTGATCAGCGGCAAGGTCCACAAGCGTGCGGTGGTGCGCAACCGTCTCAGGCGGTTGCTGCATGACCATCTGCGAGCGCGCTTCGAAGCGCGCTCAGAGCACAGTGACTGCTGGCTGCTGATCAGTCTTCGGCCCGGTGCTGACGCAGAAGAGGCCAACTTGCTGGAAGAATGCGACAGATTGCTTGAACAGGCGGGCCTCCAGCCATGA
- a CDS encoding PH domain-containing protein: protein MTKSIQEDTFYEGGPAKGDLIVNLLLGFTLIGLPFTIGAVVRALWLRFNITSRRVSVSGGWMGRDRSQVVYSQIREVRCVPRGFGAWGDMVLVLADGSRLEMRSLPRFREVETYILERIQSRPTSERPSQAGVDESTSKGFAA, encoded by the coding sequence ATGACGAAGTCCATTCAGGAAGACACCTTCTACGAAGGAGGTCCGGCCAAGGGGGACCTGATCGTCAACCTTCTCCTTGGTTTCACGCTCATCGGACTTCCCTTCACCATCGGAGCTGTTGTGCGAGCCCTCTGGCTGCGCTTCAACATCACCAGCCGCAGAGTCTCCGTCAGCGGGGGCTGGATGGGGCGTGACCGCAGTCAGGTGGTGTACAGCCAGATCCGCGAGGTGCGTTGCGTGCCCAGAGGGTTCGGCGCCTGGGGAGACATGGTGCTTGTGCTCGCTGACGGATCCAGACTCGAAATGCGTTCGCTGCCCCGCTTCCGAGAGGTTGAGACCTACATCCTTGAACGCATCCAATCGCGTCCCACGAGCGAGCGACCCAGCCAGGCTGGTGTCGACGAGTCCACTAGCAAGGGTTTCGCTGCCTGA
- the yidC gene encoding membrane protein insertase YidC: MIGYISDNLLLPILDFFYGLVPSYGLAIVALTVVIRLALFPLSAGSIRSARRMRIAQPVMQKRQAEIKARFASNPQKQQEELGKLMKEFGSPLAGCLPLLVQMPILFALFATLRGSPFADVPYTLNLKVLPADQIATVDPKPFTSASHSIFVTETDHVPVIASLPGGTKIGTGENVQIQLQTKSGEPFSKVLSDVENGQSFLPSWSVTKGESIVSVSEDGTIKTLAPGDATVEGKIPGLAARSGFLFIKALGQVGFYTEGAINWDIAILVGAFGLSLFISQLLSGMGMPANPQQATANKITPVMITGMFLFFPLPAGVLLYMVIANIFQALQTFLLTREALPDNLQAILDDQMKQQAQTPATAAAGGGSQAGRLPFEPKGGSK; the protein is encoded by the coding sequence GTGATCGGCTACATCTCCGACAATCTGCTCCTGCCGATCCTGGATTTCTTCTACGGATTGGTTCCGAGCTACGGACTGGCCATCGTGGCGCTCACGGTCGTCATTCGACTGGCGCTGTTCCCGCTCAGCGCAGGATCCATTCGCAGCGCCCGGCGCATGCGCATCGCCCAGCCGGTGATGCAGAAGCGCCAGGCAGAAATCAAGGCTCGTTTTGCCAGCAACCCGCAGAAGCAGCAGGAGGAGCTGGGAAAACTGATGAAGGAGTTCGGCAGCCCTCTCGCCGGTTGTCTTCCCCTGCTCGTGCAGATGCCGATCCTCTTCGCCCTGTTCGCCACCCTGCGGGGATCACCGTTCGCTGACGTCCCCTACACCCTCAACCTCAAGGTGTTGCCTGCCGACCAGATCGCCACGGTCGACCCCAAACCCTTCACGAGCGCCAGCCACTCGATCTTCGTGACTGAAACCGATCACGTTCCTGTGATCGCAAGCCTCCCCGGCGGCACCAAGATCGGCACTGGAGAGAACGTTCAGATCCAGCTTCAAACCAAGAGCGGTGAACCCTTCAGCAAAGTTCTCAGTGATGTGGAGAACGGTCAGTCCTTCCTTCCCAGCTGGTCGGTGACCAAAGGAGAGTCGATCGTGTCCGTCTCTGAGGACGGCACCATCAAGACCTTGGCCCCAGGAGATGCCACGGTTGAGGGCAAGATCCCTGGCCTCGCAGCGCGAAGCGGCTTCCTGTTCATCAAAGCCCTTGGACAGGTGGGCTTTTACACCGAGGGGGCCATCAACTGGGATATCGCCATCCTCGTGGGGGCCTTCGGCTTGAGCCTCTTCATCTCCCAGCTCCTGTCTGGCATGGGCATGCCGGCCAACCCCCAGCAAGCCACGGCCAACAAGATCACGCCCGTGATGATCACCGGCATGTTTCTGTTCTTTCCCCTGCCGGCCGGCGTATTGCTCTACATGGTGATCGCCAACATCTTCCAGGCCCTTCAGACCTTCCTTCTCACCCGCGAAGCACTGCCGGACAATCTGCAGGCGATCCTGGATGACCAGATGAAGCAGCAGGCCCAGACTCCTGCAACTGCCGCAGCCGGCGGCGGATCCCAGGCGGGCCGTCTGCCCTTTGAACCCAAGGGCGGAAGCAAATGA
- a CDS encoding DUF177 domain-containing protein has translation MIPGLEPVALKELLALGQPRIWEVNGNHNELSSLTPIRGRVCAEHRGNILEVEGSLQTIICLRCDRCLGHFNQQLSVDNRELIWLGSDSSEASLGDGVFDAEAPEGLMECLDPRGCFEPERWVFEQLSLQMSVVNRCGDHCPGPPLQTSAAAAPTTTTPPKDPRWQALRDLQASMEPSPDQRHD, from the coding sequence ATGATTCCCGGCTTGGAGCCGGTGGCCCTGAAAGAGCTCCTTGCCCTGGGTCAGCCCAGGATCTGGGAGGTGAATGGGAACCACAACGAGCTTTCAAGCCTCACACCGATCAGAGGTCGTGTGTGCGCGGAACACCGCGGCAACATCCTTGAGGTTGAGGGATCCCTGCAGACCATCATCTGCCTGCGCTGTGACCGCTGCCTTGGACACTTCAACCAGCAACTCAGCGTCGACAACCGCGAACTGATCTGGCTTGGCTCGGATTCCTCAGAGGCAAGCCTCGGCGATGGGGTGTTTGACGCTGAGGCCCCTGAGGGACTGATGGAATGCCTCGACCCAAGGGGCTGTTTCGAGCCTGAGCGCTGGGTGTTTGAGCAACTGAGCCTGCAGATGTCGGTGGTCAACCGCTGCGGTGATCACTGCCCCGGCCCCCCCTTGCAAACCAGCGCAGCAGCAGCCCCCACAACGACAACGCCGCCGAAGGATCCCCGTTGGCAGGCTTTGCGGGACCTTCAAGCGTCCATGGAGCCGTCACCGGACCAACGGCATGACTGA
- a CDS encoding AAA family ATPase encodes MTESWSRQLDLLIRSGTPLIWIRSHEEERVEALLAQASQRLGDRLLARWDFVGGLSGALGQDNLGARQPMAVLQWLKERSNNDPTLLLLKDVHRFCDDPGIARMLRNLASELRSTPHTLILSCGQWTPPTDLDEALTLLDLPLPREEELRILLSNIAIASGSVLEEEVLEELTHACCGLSESRVRHVAAKALAQRGRLSLDDLADVLEEKRLSLARSEVLEFCRTDATPADIGGLETLKHWLDQRHRAFSDEARRFGLPLPRGVLLVGPQGTGKSLTARAIAHSWSMPLLRLDVGRLFSGLVGASEARTRDMILRAEAMAPCVLWIDEIDKGFGQDGRSDGGTSQRVLATVLTWMAEKRSAVFVVATANGVERLPPELLRKGRFDEIFLLDLPSREERCGILALHLQRRRPQLDLPLSTVVDRTESYSGAELEQVVIEAMHLAFAERRELNESDLIKAASQLVPLARTAREQLEALKQWASAGRARPASLRQVTNPDAP; translated from the coding sequence ATGACTGAATCCTGGAGCCGTCAGCTGGATCTTCTGATCCGATCGGGAACCCCTCTGATCTGGATCCGAAGCCATGAAGAGGAGAGAGTTGAGGCCCTCCTGGCCCAGGCCAGTCAGCGTCTCGGCGACCGTTTGCTGGCGCGATGGGATTTTGTCGGCGGACTCAGCGGTGCTCTGGGCCAGGACAACCTGGGGGCACGGCAGCCGATGGCTGTTCTGCAGTGGCTGAAGGAACGATCGAACAACGATCCCACCCTGCTGCTGCTCAAGGATGTGCATCGGTTCTGCGATGACCCCGGCATCGCGCGCATGCTGCGCAATCTGGCCAGCGAGTTGCGGTCCACCCCGCACACCCTCATCCTGAGCTGCGGCCAGTGGACCCCGCCCACCGACCTCGACGAGGCCCTCACCCTGCTGGATCTGCCGCTGCCTCGGGAGGAGGAACTGCGAATCCTGTTGAGCAATATCGCCATAGCAAGTGGGTCCGTCCTCGAGGAGGAGGTGTTGGAAGAGCTCACCCACGCCTGCTGCGGCCTCAGTGAATCCAGGGTGAGGCATGTGGCTGCCAAAGCCTTGGCCCAGCGCGGCCGCCTCAGCCTTGATGATCTGGCCGATGTGCTCGAGGAAAAACGCCTGTCCCTGGCACGAAGCGAAGTGCTGGAGTTCTGCCGCACGGATGCCACACCCGCGGATATCGGTGGACTGGAGACTCTGAAACATTGGCTCGACCAGCGTCATCGCGCCTTCAGCGACGAGGCACGCCGTTTCGGACTACCCCTGCCGCGGGGTGTGCTGCTGGTCGGTCCGCAGGGAACAGGGAAATCACTCACCGCCCGGGCGATTGCCCACAGCTGGTCAATGCCCCTGCTGCGATTGGATGTGGGCCGCCTGTTCTCAGGGCTGGTTGGGGCCAGCGAGGCACGCACACGCGACATGATCCTGCGCGCCGAAGCCATGGCGCCCTGTGTGCTGTGGATTGATGAAATCGACAAGGGCTTCGGCCAGGACGGCCGCAGCGATGGCGGCACCAGTCAGAGGGTTCTGGCCACAGTGCTCACCTGGATGGCGGAGAAACGATCCGCCGTGTTCGTGGTGGCCACGGCCAACGGAGTGGAGCGATTGCCACCCGAACTGCTGCGCAAGGGGCGCTTTGACGAGATCTTCCTTCTGGACCTGCCGTCTAGAGAGGAGCGATGCGGCATTTTGGCTCTCCATCTCCAGCGCAGACGCCCGCAACTCGATCTGCCCCTGTCCACCGTGGTGGACCGAACAGAGAGCTATTCCGGCGCCGAACTGGAGCAAGTGGTGATCGAAGCGATGCACCTCGCCTTTGCTGAACGTCGCGAACTGAACGAAAGTGACCTGATCAAGGCTGCATCCCAGTTGGTCCCCCTGGCACGCACCGCCCGGGAACAGCTGGAGGCCCTGAAGCAATGGGCCAGTGCAGGCCGGGCCAGACCCGCTTCATTGCGGCAAGTAACGAACCCTGACGCGCCGTAA
- the serS gene encoding serine--tRNA ligase, which yields MLDQRLVRENPELMARELARRGLTVDLNGLQALAQQQRDLEEQRSSLQAEGNRVGKEVGLKIKAGADPKGDEVAELRQQGNAIKQNVAVLEDEERQLAAELKTQLLTFPNLPSPDCPDGRDENDNIEVRTWGDPRRQEGLEEHWAIADRLGLLDSERSVRIAQSRFVTLFGQGARLERALINFMLDLHTGKGYREVLPPVLVNSASLTGSGQLPKFAEESFRCADDDLWLTPTAEVPLTSLHRDEIIPPDQLPLRYVAYSPCFRREAGSYGRDTRGLIRLHQFNKVELYWFVHPDHADEAHAAITADAEAVLQALELPYRVLELCTGDLGFSAARTYDLEVWLAGAGAYREISSCSVCGDFQARRSSIRTKDGKATRLVHTLNGSGLAIGRTMAALLENGQQSDGSVLLPKALVPYFGSDRLQPE from the coding sequence GTGCTCGATCAGCGTCTGGTGCGAGAGAACCCTGAGCTGATGGCCAGGGAGCTTGCTCGCCGCGGCTTGACGGTTGATCTGAACGGCCTGCAGGCCCTCGCCCAACAGCAGCGCGACCTCGAGGAGCAGCGCAGCAGCCTGCAAGCCGAAGGCAACCGCGTGGGCAAGGAGGTTGGCCTCAAGATCAAGGCAGGGGCTGATCCGAAGGGCGACGAAGTGGCTGAACTTCGTCAGCAGGGCAATGCCATCAAACAAAACGTGGCGGTGCTGGAGGACGAGGAACGCCAACTCGCCGCCGAGCTGAAGACCCAGCTGCTCACCTTCCCCAATCTTCCCTCGCCCGACTGTCCAGACGGCCGGGATGAGAACGACAACATCGAGGTGCGCACCTGGGGAGACCCGCGCCGGCAGGAAGGCCTTGAAGAGCACTGGGCCATCGCCGATCGCCTGGGGCTCCTCGACAGTGAGCGCTCGGTGCGGATCGCTCAGAGCCGTTTTGTGACGTTGTTCGGGCAGGGTGCTCGCCTGGAGCGGGCCCTGATCAACTTCATGCTGGACCTCCACACTGGCAAGGGGTACCGCGAAGTTCTGCCGCCGGTGCTCGTGAACAGCGCCAGCCTCACCGGGTCAGGGCAGCTGCCCAAATTCGCCGAGGAAAGCTTCCGTTGTGCAGACGACGACCTCTGGCTCACCCCCACGGCGGAGGTGCCGCTGACATCGCTTCACCGCGATGAAATCATTCCTCCGGATCAACTTCCCTTGCGCTACGTGGCTTACAGCCCCTGCTTCCGGAGGGAAGCGGGCAGCTACGGCCGGGACACCCGGGGGCTGATCCGCCTGCATCAGTTCAACAAGGTTGAGCTGTATTGGTTCGTGCACCCCGACCACGCTGACGAGGCGCATGCGGCGATCACCGCCGATGCCGAAGCTGTTCTCCAAGCGCTCGAGCTGCCTTACCGCGTGCTGGAACTCTGCACGGGTGATCTCGGGTTCTCAGCAGCGCGCACCTACGACCTGGAGGTGTGGCTTGCAGGGGCCGGGGCCTACCGGGAGATTTCCAGTTGCAGCGTCTGCGGCGATTTCCAGGCCCGGCGCTCATCCATTCGAACCAAGGACGGCAAGGCCACCCGCCTCGTGCACACCCTCAATGGCAGCGGCCTGGCCATCGGCCGCACCATGGCCGCCCTGCTGGAGAACGGTCAGCAGAGCGATGGAAGCGTGCTCTTGCCGAAGGCGCTCGTGCCTTACTTCGGTTCGGATCGTCTCCAGCCAGAATGA
- the rseP gene encoding RIP metalloprotease RseP: MNVLASLLALGLLIVIHEAGHFLAARLQGIRVNGFSVGFGPALLKTERNGITYALRLLPLGGFVSFPDDDDNDQSIPLDDPDLLRNRPIPQRVLVISAGVLANLLLAWLVLVGHTAAAGVPGDPAPGVMVMTVQDGAPAAQAGLRPGDRIVSIDSQSLGSGDPAVRAAVEPIRRSPGQRLELEVQRDGVVRTLRLIPADQQGTGRIGAQLQVAMSGGSRPVRSPLEAISAGSRQFASLFSRTVSGYASLFTDFGTTAQQVSGPVKIVEMGAQLSSQGGSGLALFLALISINLGVLNALPLPLLDGGQLVFLLLEGVRGRPLPERFQLVVMQSSLLLVLGLSVLLIVRDTSQLTVVRQLMGQ; encoded by the coding sequence ATGAACGTTCTGGCCTCACTGCTCGCTCTGGGGCTGCTGATCGTGATTCATGAGGCAGGTCATTTTCTGGCCGCCCGTCTGCAAGGCATCCGCGTCAACGGCTTTTCCGTGGGCTTCGGTCCAGCGCTGCTGAAAACCGAGCGCAACGGCATCACCTATGCCTTACGGCTGCTGCCACTGGGCGGCTTCGTTTCGTTCCCGGATGACGACGACAACGACCAATCCATTCCTTTGGATGATCCGGATTTGCTTCGCAACCGTCCGATTCCCCAACGCGTTCTGGTGATCAGTGCCGGGGTCTTGGCGAATCTGCTGTTGGCCTGGCTGGTGCTGGTGGGCCATACGGCCGCTGCCGGTGTTCCCGGTGATCCAGCCCCCGGCGTGATGGTGATGACGGTGCAGGACGGTGCTCCAGCAGCCCAGGCCGGGCTCAGGCCGGGGGATCGCATTGTCTCCATCGATTCCCAATCACTGGGGAGCGGCGATCCAGCGGTACGAGCGGCCGTTGAACCGATCCGCCGCAGCCCTGGCCAGAGGCTGGAGCTTGAGGTTCAGCGCGATGGGGTCGTCAGAACGCTGCGGCTCATCCCCGCTGACCAGCAGGGCACCGGTCGGATCGGCGCCCAGCTGCAGGTGGCGATGAGCGGCGGCAGCCGTCCAGTGCGGTCTCCTTTGGAAGCGATCAGCGCTGGCAGCAGGCAATTCGCCAGTCTGTTTAGCCGCACGGTGTCGGGCTACGCCAGTTTGTTTACCGATTTCGGCACCACGGCTCAGCAGGTGTCTGGGCCCGTGAAGATCGTGGAAATGGGGGCGCAGCTCTCCAGCCAGGGAGGATCCGGCCTGGCCCTGTTCCTGGCTCTGATCTCCATCAATCTTGGAGTCCTCAATGCCCTGCCCCTGCCTCTTCTTGATGGCGGGCAACTGGTCTTCCTACTGCTGGAAGGTGTGCGGGGACGGCCGCTGCCCGAGCGCTTTCAACTCGTGGTGATGCAATCCAGCCTGCTGCTCGTGCTCGGTCTCAGCGTTCTGTTGATCGTGCGTGACACCAGCCAGCTGACGGTGGTGCGCCAATTGATGGGTCAGTGA
- the rpsN gene encoding 30S ribosomal protein S14, translating to MAKKSMIARDAKRKKMVERFAAKRSALMAAFNAADDPMERLEIHRKIQALPRNSAPSRMRNRCWATGKPRGVYRDFGLCRNQLRERAHKGELPGVVKSSW from the coding sequence ATGGCCAAGAAGTCGATGATCGCTCGCGATGCGAAGCGCAAGAAAATGGTTGAGCGCTTCGCCGCTAAGCGGTCGGCCCTGATGGCCGCCTTCAATGCAGCGGATGATCCCATGGAGCGCCTGGAAATCCACCGCAAGATTCAGGCCCTGCCCCGCAACAGCGCCCCCTCCCGCATGAGAAATCGCTGCTGGGCCACCGGTAAGCCCCGGGGTGTGTACCGCGATTTCGGACTGTGCCGTAACCAGTTGCGTGAACGCGCCCACAAAGGCGAGCTCCCCGGCGTTGTGAAGTCCAGCTGGTGA